One window from the genome of Amycolatopsis sp. NBC_01480 encodes:
- the ku gene encoding non-homologous end joining protein Ku: MRAVWKGTIGFGDYAIPVKAYSAVGEHAVPLHQVHEPDGGRVRVRRVCEVDGADVPDAEIVKGYPVPGGDVVVLTEDDLARLPSPPADTIDVHGFVPASDIDPVCFAKSYYLEPEPAGTKPYVLLASALLETERVAVVKVALRRRETLAALRVRDQTIVLQTLLWPDEVRRPDFAFLHEDVDLRRGELRRAVNLVEELGADLASYTDQHREALEALIRAKAEGGDVERPTGREQDEGVTRLLMALQQRTVDSDPAPVETARAAAAMASRARAAARKAASRRGLSSST; this comes from the coding sequence ATGCGCGCGGTGTGGAAGGGCACGATCGGATTCGGCGACTACGCCATTCCGGTGAAGGCGTACAGCGCGGTGGGGGAGCACGCCGTCCCGCTGCACCAGGTGCACGAGCCGGACGGCGGGCGGGTCCGGGTGCGGCGCGTGTGCGAGGTCGACGGCGCGGACGTGCCGGACGCGGAGATCGTCAAGGGCTACCCGGTGCCGGGCGGTGACGTCGTGGTGCTCACCGAGGACGACCTCGCGCGGCTACCCTCGCCCCCGGCGGACACGATCGACGTCCACGGCTTCGTGCCGGCCTCCGACATCGACCCGGTGTGCTTCGCGAAGAGCTACTACCTGGAGCCCGAGCCCGCGGGGACGAAGCCGTACGTGCTGCTGGCTTCGGCGTTGCTCGAGACGGAGCGCGTGGCCGTCGTGAAGGTCGCGCTGCGGCGTCGCGAAACGCTCGCTGCGTTGCGCGTACGGGACCAGACGATCGTGCTGCAAACCCTGCTCTGGCCCGACGAGGTGCGCCGGCCGGACTTCGCCTTCCTGCACGAGGACGTCGACCTCCGGCGCGGCGAGCTGAGACGCGCGGTGAACCTGGTCGAGGAGCTGGGCGCCGACCTCGCGTCGTACACCGATCAGCACCGCGAAGCGCTGGAAGCGCTGATCCGGGCGAAGGCGGAAGGCGGCGACGTCGAACGGCCGACCGGGCGCGAACAGGACGAAGGCGTCACGCGGTTGCTGATGGCGTTGCAGCAGAGGACAGTTGACTCGGACCCGGCGCCGGTCGAGACTGCGCGCGCGGCCGCGGCGATGGCGTCGCGAGCCAGGGCGGCGGCGCGGAAAGCCGCATCGAGGCGGGGATTGAGTAGTTCTACGTAG
- a CDS encoding MarR family winged helix-turn-helix transcriptional regulator: MTELDAPARADELASLARVVREGVGRLNWRMRAEADAPAPGPTVLAVLSRLYRGGTHTPGELAEAERIHPQSLTRVLATLTSRELITRAPDPSDGRRSLLDITAAGRAVLREYSVQRERWLASAMDRSLSPTEQQLLRLASELLVRVAEA; encoded by the coding sequence ATGACCGAACTCGATGCGCCCGCCCGCGCCGACGAGCTGGCGTCGCTGGCGCGCGTGGTCCGCGAAGGGGTCGGCCGGCTCAACTGGCGGATGCGTGCCGAGGCCGACGCGCCGGCCCCCGGCCCGACCGTGCTCGCCGTGCTTTCGCGGCTTTACCGCGGGGGGACCCACACGCCGGGCGAGCTGGCGGAGGCCGAACGGATCCATCCGCAGTCGCTCACGCGCGTGCTGGCGACGCTGACTTCGCGCGAGCTGATCACGCGGGCCCCGGACCCGTCGGACGGCCGTCGCTCGCTGCTCGACATCACCGCCGCCGGACGGGCCGTGCTGCGGGAGTACTCGGTGCAGCGCGAACGGTGGCTGGCGTCGGCGATGGACCGCTCGCTGAGCCCCACCGAACAGCAGCTGCTGCGGCTGGCGTCGGAGCTGCTCGTGCGCGTCGCCGAGGCCTGA
- a CDS encoding ABC transporter ATP-binding protein, with the protein MTSSTARRPALAEPAADTDENVPFSRIAALFRPHRGPMAALFALLVLQAGLGVVSPFLLRAILDDALPHRDTLLISLLAIGMIAASLGSGALGVATTGLSNTIGQRVMNELRVSVYGRLQRMSLGFFTRTKTGEVLSRVFNDIGGVDNVITTTAGSVVQNGTTTVAIAVALVVMDWQLALLSLVVVPLFLLFTLRLGTKRRALARGRTWRMARLTTLVEESLSVTGVLLAKTMGNERDMRQRFAAESKEIAALERDAALAGRWQRASRTMSLTIIPALVYWIAGLALAGGATPFSLGTVVAFTSMLNRLLGPATAMQSVGQNVATSKALFGRIFEVLDLPVEIGDRPGARELEVGGGSVSMRGVSFRYDETGPWTLHDIDLDVPAGTTTALVGSTGSGKTTLAYLVARLYEVTEGSVRVDGADVRDVTLASLAKGVGLVSQETYLFHASVRENLRFAKPDATDEELERAAKAAHIHDTLAALPEGYDTVVGQRGYRFSGGEKQRMAIARILLRNPPVLILDEATSALDNRTERSVQAELDRLAAGRTTLTIAHRLSAVEHADQIVVLDAGRIAERGTHAELLALDGRYARLVRGEIA; encoded by the coding sequence ATGACTTCTTCCACGGCGCGGCGTCCGGCGCTCGCCGAACCGGCCGCCGACACCGACGAGAACGTGCCGTTCAGCCGCATCGCAGCGCTGTTCCGGCCGCACCGCGGGCCGATGGCCGCGCTGTTCGCCCTCCTGGTCCTGCAGGCCGGGCTCGGCGTGGTCTCGCCGTTCCTGCTCCGCGCGATCCTCGACGACGCGCTGCCGCACCGGGACACGCTGCTGATCAGCCTGCTGGCGATCGGCATGATCGCCGCCTCGCTGGGCAGCGGCGCGCTCGGCGTGGCGACCACCGGCCTGTCCAACACGATCGGGCAGCGGGTGATGAACGAGCTGCGCGTGTCCGTCTACGGGCGGCTGCAGCGGATGTCGCTCGGCTTCTTCACCCGGACGAAGACCGGCGAGGTGCTGTCGCGGGTGTTCAACGACATCGGCGGCGTCGACAACGTGATCACCACGACGGCCGGGTCGGTGGTGCAGAACGGGACCACCACCGTCGCCATCGCCGTGGCGCTGGTGGTGATGGACTGGCAGCTCGCCCTGCTCTCGCTGGTCGTCGTGCCGCTGTTCCTGCTGTTCACGCTGCGGCTGGGCACCAAGCGGCGGGCGCTGGCCCGCGGCCGGACCTGGCGGATGGCACGGCTGACCACGCTGGTCGAGGAATCCCTTTCGGTCACCGGCGTGCTGCTGGCGAAGACGATGGGCAACGAGCGGGACATGCGCCAGCGCTTCGCCGCGGAGTCGAAGGAGATCGCGGCGCTGGAGCGCGACGCCGCGCTGGCCGGGCGCTGGCAGCGGGCGTCGCGGACGATGAGCCTGACGATCATCCCCGCGCTGGTCTACTGGATCGCCGGGCTGGCGCTGGCCGGCGGCGCGACGCCGTTTTCGCTCGGCACCGTGGTCGCGTTCACCAGCATGCTGAACCGGCTGCTGGGGCCGGCCACCGCGATGCAGTCGGTGGGGCAGAACGTGGCCACGTCGAAGGCGCTGTTCGGGCGGATCTTCGAGGTGCTGGACCTGCCGGTGGAGATCGGCGACCGGCCCGGCGCGCGGGAGCTGGAAGTGGGCGGCGGCAGCGTCTCGATGCGCGGGGTGTCGTTCCGCTACGACGAAACCGGGCCGTGGACCCTGCACGACATCGATCTCGACGTGCCGGCCGGGACGACCACGGCGCTGGTCGGGTCCACCGGTTCGGGCAAGACCACGCTGGCGTACCTGGTGGCGCGGCTCTACGAGGTGACCGAAGGCTCGGTACGCGTGGACGGTGCCGACGTACGCGACGTCACGCTGGCGTCGCTGGCCAAGGGCGTCGGGCTGGTTTCGCAGGAGACGTACCTGTTCCACGCGTCGGTGCGAGAGAACCTGCGCTTCGCGAAGCCGGACGCCACCGACGAAGAGCTGGAGCGCGCCGCGAAGGCCGCCCATATCCACGACACGCTCGCGGCGCTGCCGGAGGGTTACGACACCGTCGTCGGCCAGCGCGGTTACCGGTTCTCCGGCGGGGAGAAGCAGCGGATGGCGATCGCGCGGATCCTGTTGCGCAACCCGCCCGTGCTGATCCTCGATGAGGCGACGAGCGCGCTGGACAACCGCACGGAGCGCTCCGTGCAGGCGGAGCTGGACCGGCTCGCGGCCGGGCGCACCACGCTCACCATCGCGCACCGGCTGTCCGCTGTGGAGCACGCGGACCAGATCGTGGTGCTGGACGCGGGCCGGATCGCCGAGCGCGGCACGCACGCGGAGCTGCTGGCGCTCGACGGCCGGTACGCGCGGCTGGTGCGCGGGGAAATCGCCTAA
- the ffh gene encoding signal recognition particle protein — protein sequence MFDTLSDRLTSALQTLSRKGRLSDADIDATAREIRIALLEADVALPVVKEFIARIKERAKGAEVSQALNPAQQVIKIVNEELVAILGGETRRLNLAKNPPSVIMLAGLQGAGKTTLAGKLAMWLKKQGHAPMLVACDLQRPNAVTQLQVVGERAGVTTFAPEPGNGVGDPVDVARRAIEEAKHAQHDIVVVDTAGRLGVDEELMKQAADIRDAVSPDEVLFVVDAMIGQDAVTTAEAFRDGVGFTGVVLTKLDGDARGGAALSVREVTGQPILFASNGEKLEDFDTFHPDRMASRILGMGDVMTLIEQAEQHFDQEQAEKAAEKLSSGQLTLEDFLEQMLAVRKMGPIGNLLGMLPGAGQMKDQLAQVDDKHLDKLQAIIRGMTPAERDDPKMINGSRRLRIANGSGVTVRDVNDLVNRFFEARKMMAQMAGRFGFGGGGGGSKNRKGKKGKKGKGRGPTQPRVRGGMPGGMPMLPPGGMPMPPQGGGMPDLSQLGGMNDVPGFDPTKFKLPKNPKNN from the coding sequence GTGTTCGACACCCTCTCCGATCGGCTCACCTCTGCCCTGCAGACGCTCTCGCGCAAGGGCAGGCTGTCCGACGCCGACATCGACGCCACCGCGCGCGAGATCCGCATCGCGCTGCTGGAGGCGGACGTCGCGCTGCCGGTGGTCAAGGAGTTCATCGCCCGGATCAAGGAGCGGGCCAAGGGCGCCGAGGTGTCCCAGGCGCTGAACCCGGCCCAGCAGGTGATCAAGATCGTCAACGAGGAGCTCGTGGCGATCCTCGGCGGCGAGACCCGGCGGCTGAACCTGGCCAAGAACCCGCCGTCGGTGATCATGCTCGCCGGCCTCCAGGGCGCCGGCAAGACCACGCTGGCCGGCAAGCTGGCCATGTGGCTGAAGAAGCAGGGCCACGCGCCGATGCTGGTCGCCTGCGACCTCCAGCGCCCGAACGCCGTCACCCAGCTGCAGGTGGTCGGCGAGCGCGCCGGCGTCACGACCTTCGCCCCGGAGCCGGGCAACGGCGTCGGCGACCCGGTGGACGTGGCCCGCCGCGCCATCGAAGAGGCCAAGCACGCGCAGCACGACATCGTGGTCGTCGACACCGCCGGCCGGCTGGGCGTCGACGAAGAGCTGATGAAGCAGGCTGCCGACATCCGCGACGCGGTCTCGCCCGACGAGGTCCTGTTCGTGGTCGACGCCATGATCGGCCAGGACGCGGTGACCACCGCCGAGGCGTTCCGCGACGGCGTCGGCTTCACCGGCGTGGTGCTGACCAAGCTCGACGGCGACGCCCGCGGTGGTGCCGCGCTGAGCGTGCGCGAGGTCACCGGCCAGCCGATCCTGTTCGCGTCCAACGGCGAGAAGCTCGAGGACTTCGACACGTTCCACCCGGACCGGATGGCTTCGCGCATCCTGGGCATGGGCGACGTGATGACCCTGATCGAGCAGGCCGAGCAGCACTTCGACCAGGAGCAGGCGGAGAAGGCCGCGGAGAAGCTGTCCAGCGGGCAGCTGACCCTGGAGGACTTCCTCGAGCAGATGCTCGCGGTCCGCAAGATGGGCCCGATCGGCAACCTGCTCGGCATGCTGCCCGGCGCCGGGCAGATGAAGGACCAGCTCGCCCAGGTCGACGACAAGCACCTGGACAAGCTGCAGGCGATCATCCGCGGCATGACCCCGGCCGAGCGCGACGACCCGAAGATGATCAACGGGTCCCGCCGGCTGCGCATCGCGAACGGTTCGGGCGTCACCGTCCGCGACGTGAACGACCTGGTCAACCGGTTCTTCGAGGCGCGCAAGATGATGGCGCAGATGGCCGGGCGGTTCGGCTTCGGCGGCGGTGGCGGCGGCAGCAAGAACCGCAAGGGCAAGAAGGGGAAGAAAGGCAAGGGGCGCGGCCCCACCCAGCCCAGGGTCCGCGGCGGGATGCCCGGCGGGATGCCGATGCTGCCCCCGGGCGGGATGCCGATGCCGCCGCAGGGCGGTGGCATGCCGGACCTGTCGCAGCTCGGCGGGATGAACGACGTCCCGGGCTTCGACCCGACGAAGTTCAAGCTGCCGAAGAACCCCAAGAACAACTGA
- a CDS encoding amidohydrolase family protein — protein sequence MGALHLRGTVLPGGEPRELWIDGSRISFTPVPGAETLVEDGFVLPGLVDAHCHPGLGPRGPVGVEEAAEQAVTDREAGTLLIRDCGLPLDVRPLQARADLPTIIRCGRHLALPKRYVPGFAIELDDPALLPEAVAEQARDGDGWVKLVGDWIDRGEGDLAPLWPDDVLAEAVGIAHGLGARVTAHVFGEAALPGLIAAGIDCLEHGTALDPDQLAELARRDVALVPTLVNIENFPGIADQATRYPVYAAHMRALHAGVGEMVSSAVEAGVRVFAGTDAGGMVAHGRIADEVEALHRAGMSREQALASASWAAREWLGHPGIADGAPADLIVYPADPRADLSVLRHPAHIVLGGTVFA from the coding sequence GTGGGCGCGCTGCACCTGCGCGGCACCGTCCTGCCCGGCGGCGAGCCGCGTGAGCTGTGGATCGACGGCAGCCGGATCTCGTTCACGCCCGTGCCCGGCGCCGAGACGCTGGTGGAGGACGGCTTCGTCCTGCCCGGCCTGGTCGACGCGCACTGCCACCCCGGCCTCGGCCCGCGTGGCCCGGTCGGGGTCGAGGAGGCCGCCGAGCAGGCGGTGACCGACCGGGAAGCGGGCACCCTGCTGATCCGCGACTGCGGGCTGCCGCTGGACGTCCGGCCGTTGCAGGCCCGGGCGGACCTGCCCACGATCATCCGCTGCGGACGGCATTTGGCGCTGCCGAAGCGGTACGTGCCGGGCTTCGCGATCGAGCTGGACGACCCGGCGCTGCTGCCCGAGGCCGTCGCCGAGCAGGCCCGCGACGGCGACGGCTGGGTGAAGCTGGTCGGCGACTGGATCGACCGTGGCGAGGGCGACCTCGCGCCGCTGTGGCCGGACGACGTGCTGGCCGAGGCCGTCGGGATCGCGCACGGGCTGGGCGCGCGCGTCACCGCGCACGTGTTCGGCGAGGCCGCGCTGCCGGGCCTGATCGCCGCCGGGATCGACTGCCTGGAGCACGGCACGGCGCTGGACCCGGACCAGCTCGCGGAGCTGGCACGGCGCGACGTCGCGCTGGTGCCCACGCTGGTCAACATCGAGAACTTCCCCGGCATCGCCGACCAGGCCACGCGGTACCCGGTCTACGCGGCGCACATGCGGGCCCTGCACGCGGGCGTCGGCGAGATGGTGTCCTCGGCCGTCGAAGCGGGCGTGCGCGTGTTCGCCGGGACCGACGCCGGCGGCATGGTGGCCCACGGCCGGATCGCCGACGAGGTCGAGGCCCTGCACCGCGCCGGGATGTCCCGCGAGCAGGCCCTCGCGAGCGCGTCCTGGGCGGCCCGTGAATGGCTCGGCCACCCCGGCATCGCCGACGGCGCGCCGGCCGACCTGATCGTCTACCCGGCCGACCCGCGGGCCGACCTGTCCGTGCTGCGCCACCCGGCCCACATCGTCCTGGGCGGCACGGTCTTCGCCTGA
- a CDS encoding CPBP family intramembrane glutamic endopeptidase — MAHDDGGRRVLGAHWGFAAFFAGVAGYHLVTLITTVALNRQTGELDPLQLPAGPLLLLAFLPNLMLGLGPVLGSLRYGEGLRRDFGLVPNWRDVRIGLAFGALALAVGYALNLAEIAVYGADQVSDSPLTDLADNADNSPAWLVPAALIVVIAAPLTEELLVRGTLWNALAAYRIPSWVVLVLTALVFAQLHGEATRTIALFGQGLVLGLARHYSGRVGAGVVAHAANNLPPAVLLLAGH, encoded by the coding sequence GTGGCTCACGACGACGGTGGCAGGCGGGTGCTGGGCGCCCACTGGGGCTTCGCCGCATTTTTCGCCGGGGTCGCCGGCTACCACCTCGTCACGCTGATCACCACGGTCGCGCTGAACCGCCAGACCGGCGAACTCGACCCGCTGCAGCTGCCGGCCGGCCCGCTGCTCCTGCTGGCCTTCCTGCCGAACCTGATGCTGGGCCTCGGCCCCGTCCTCGGTTCCTTGCGCTACGGCGAAGGACTCCGCCGGGATTTCGGCCTGGTGCCCAACTGGCGCGACGTGCGGATCGGCCTGGCCTTCGGCGCGCTCGCGCTGGCGGTCGGCTACGCGCTGAACCTCGCCGAGATCGCCGTCTACGGCGCCGACCAGGTCTCCGACAGCCCGCTCACCGACCTCGCCGACAACGCCGACAACAGCCCGGCCTGGCTCGTCCCGGCCGCGCTGATCGTGGTGATCGCCGCGCCGCTGACCGAAGAGCTGCTGGTCCGCGGCACGCTGTGGAACGCGCTGGCCGCGTACCGCATCCCGTCGTGGGTGGTGCTCGTGCTGACCGCGCTGGTGTTCGCGCAGCTGCACGGCGAGGCGACGCGCACGATCGCGCTGTTCGGCCAGGGCCTGGTGCTGGGGCTGGCGCGGCACTACTCCGGCCGGGTCGGGGCGGGTGTGGTCGCCCACGCGGCCAACAACCTGCCGCCCGCGGTGCTGCTGCTCGCCGGGCATTGA
- a CDS encoding lysostaphin resistance A-like protein — protein MTTSQPREPLPGPSEAAEELVSLPREYPSHRWGFGAFLLVEAVLLASAAFVSVLVGDPSPGRPLPIRTVLLGTMLPTMIAAGVAVLITSLRGNGPVIDLRLRWRWSDVKAGLKFGLLGLVLTSLSAYVWTALVGNADATSAISALIDDRKMSVPAAVVMFVYLWLAGPICEEIIYRGLLWGAVERLQWRSERWGRIAAFLLSTAVFAASHLEPLRTTLLLVIAVPIGLARFATGRLAGSVVAHAMNNFLPAVAILLGALGLSSF, from the coding sequence GTGACGACTTCCCAGCCACGGGAACCACTTCCGGGCCCGTCGGAGGCGGCGGAGGAACTGGTGAGCCTGCCGCGCGAGTACCCGTCGCACCGCTGGGGGTTCGGCGCCTTCCTGCTCGTCGAGGCCGTGCTGCTGGCCTCGGCCGCGTTCGTCAGCGTGCTCGTCGGCGACCCGTCGCCCGGCCGGCCACTGCCCATCCGGACGGTCCTGCTCGGCACGATGCTGCCGACGATGATCGCCGCCGGCGTCGCGGTGCTGATCACCAGCCTGCGGGGCAACGGCCCGGTGATCGACCTGCGCCTGCGCTGGCGCTGGTCGGATGTGAAGGCCGGGCTCAAGTTCGGCCTGCTCGGGCTGGTGCTCACCTCATTGAGCGCCTACGTCTGGACCGCGCTGGTCGGCAACGCGGACGCGACGTCCGCGATCAGCGCGCTGATCGACGACCGGAAGATGTCGGTGCCCGCGGCCGTGGTGATGTTCGTCTACCTGTGGCTGGCCGGCCCGATCTGCGAGGAGATCATCTACCGCGGGCTGCTCTGGGGCGCGGTCGAACGGCTCCAGTGGCGCAGCGAGCGCTGGGGCCGGATCGCCGCGTTCCTGCTGTCCACGGCGGTCTTCGCGGCCAGCCACCTCGAGCCGCTGCGGACCACGCTCCTGCTGGTCATCGCCGTGCCGATCGGCCTGGCGAGGTTCGCGACCGGGCGGCTCGCGGGCAGCGTCGTGGCGCACGCGATGAACAACTTCCTGCCCGCCGTCGCGATCCTGCTCGGCGCGCTCGGGCTGTCCTCGTTCTGA
- the rpsP gene encoding 30S ribosomal protein S16 encodes MAVKIKLQRLGKIRAPYYRIIVADARTRRDGKAIETIGKYHPKEEPSFIEVDTERAQYWLGVGALPTEPVQRILEVTGDWQKFKGLPGAEGTLKVAEPKPSKQDLFNAALAAAGEEPSTEATTPKKKSAPKKAEAEKAEAAEGEKSE; translated from the coding sequence GTGGCCGTCAAGATCAAGCTGCAGCGCCTCGGCAAGATCCGTGCGCCGTACTACCGCATCATCGTCGCCGACGCGCGCACTCGCCGGGACGGCAAGGCCATCGAGACGATCGGCAAGTACCACCCGAAGGAAGAGCCGAGCTTCATCGAGGTCGACACCGAGCGGGCGCAGTACTGGCTGGGCGTCGGCGCGCTGCCGACCGAGCCGGTCCAGCGCATCCTCGAGGTCACCGGCGACTGGCAGAAGTTCAAGGGCCTGCCGGGCGCCGAAGGCACCCTGAAGGTGGCCGAGCCGAAGCCGTCCAAGCAGGACCTGTTCAACGCGGCGCTGGCCGCGGCCGGCGAGGAGCCCTCCACCGAGGCCACTACGCCGAAGAAGAAGTCCGCCCCGAAGAAGGCCGAGGCCGAGAAGGCGGAAGCCGCTGAGGGCGAGAAGTCCGAGTGA
- a CDS encoding RNA-binding protein, protein MSFLADSLEHLVRGIVDNPDEVRVELLTTRRGRTLEVHVHPDDLGKVIGRGGRTATALRTVMGGIGGRGVRVDVVDTDR, encoded by the coding sequence GTGAGTTTTCTCGCTGACTCCCTCGAACACCTGGTGCGCGGGATCGTCGACAACCCGGACGAGGTCCGGGTCGAGCTGCTGACCACGCGCCGTGGCCGGACGCTCGAGGTGCACGTGCACCCCGACGACCTCGGCAAGGTGATCGGCCGGGGCGGTCGTACCGCGACCGCCCTGCGCACCGTCATGGGCGGCATCGGCGGTCGCGGCGTCCGGGTGGACGTCGTCGACACCGACCGCTGA
- the rimM gene encoding ribosome maturation factor RimM (Essential for efficient processing of 16S rRNA): protein MDVVVGRIAKAHGIRGELAVDVRTDSPQERFKVGSAVTTKLRDGSKRELTIAAAREHSGRLLVRFDEVLTRDVAETLRGALLVVDTADLPPTGDPDEFHDHELTGLRAELADGTVVGKVVEVVHSPAGELLELDVDGREVLVPFVLAIVPTVDVAGGRVVLDPPEGLLDED, encoded by the coding sequence ATGGACGTCGTAGTCGGCCGGATCGCCAAGGCCCACGGGATCCGCGGCGAGCTCGCGGTGGACGTGCGCACGGACTCGCCGCAAGAGCGGTTCAAGGTCGGTTCGGCGGTCACGACGAAGCTGCGTGACGGCAGCAAGAGGGAACTCACCATCGCAGCCGCCCGCGAACACAGCGGGCGGCTGCTGGTGCGTTTCGACGAGGTGCTCACCCGCGACGTCGCCGAGACCCTGCGCGGCGCCCTGCTGGTGGTCGACACCGCCGACCTGCCGCCGACCGGCGATCCGGACGAGTTCCACGACCACGAGCTGACCGGCCTGCGCGCCGAGCTGGCCGACGGCACCGTGGTCGGCAAGGTGGTCGAGGTCGTGCACTCGCCCGCGGGCGAGCTGCTGGAACTGGACGTGGACGGCCGCGAGGTGCTGGTCCCGTTCGTGCTGGCTATCGTGCCGACGGTGGACGTCGCGGGCGGGCGGGTCGTGCTCGACCCGCCGGAAGGCCTCCTGGACGAGGACTGA
- the trmD gene encoding tRNA (guanosine(37)-N1)-methyltransferase TrmD: protein MRIDVVTIFPEYLDPLRAALLGRAIDRGLIEVGVHDLREWTHDVHRAVDDAPYGGGPGMVMKPQIWGPALDEVCGEGSRLVVPTPAGRPFTQELAHAYAEEEHLVFACGRYEGIDQRVVDDAARRMPVDEVSIGDYVLVGGEAAVLVMVEAVVRLLPGVLGNARSAAEDSFSDGLLEGPSYTRPEVWRELAVPDVLRSGNHALIDRWRRDEALVRTARRRPDLLARLPEGSLDRRDHEVLDGLGEDPG, encoded by the coding sequence GTGCGCATCGACGTCGTCACGATCTTTCCCGAGTACCTCGACCCCCTGCGGGCCGCGCTGCTCGGCCGCGCCATCGACCGCGGCCTGATCGAGGTCGGCGTGCACGATCTGCGCGAGTGGACCCACGACGTCCACCGCGCGGTGGACGACGCCCCGTACGGCGGCGGGCCCGGCATGGTGATGAAGCCGCAGATCTGGGGCCCCGCGCTCGACGAGGTCTGCGGCGAGGGCAGCCGCCTGGTCGTGCCGACGCCGGCCGGGCGGCCGTTCACCCAGGAGCTGGCGCACGCGTACGCCGAGGAAGAGCACCTGGTCTTCGCCTGCGGCCGGTACGAGGGCATCGACCAGCGAGTGGTCGACGACGCGGCGCGGCGGATGCCCGTCGACGAGGTGTCGATCGGCGACTACGTGCTGGTCGGCGGCGAGGCCGCGGTGCTGGTCATGGTCGAGGCCGTGGTCCGGCTGCTGCCCGGCGTGCTCGGCAACGCGCGCTCGGCGGCCGAGGACTCGTTCTCCGACGGGCTGCTCGAAGGCCCCAGCTACACCCGCCCCGAGGTGTGGCGCGAGCTGGCCGTGCCGGACGTGCTGCGCTCGGGCAACCACGCCCTGATCGACCGGTGGCGGCGCGACGAGGCGCTCGTCCGGACCGCGCGGCGCCGCCCGGATCTCCTGGCCCGGTTGCCGGAGGGTAGCCTGGACCGTCGTGATCACGAGGTTCTCGACGGGCTCGGCGAGGACCCCGGCTAG